The region GGGTCATCCACGCGCAGCCATTTCTTCAGGGTGGTCACACCCCAGATGCCTGCCAGGCCACCGGCCAGACCGATAATCAGCGCGCCGCCGACACCGACATAACCACAAGCCGGGGTGATAGCAACCAGACCGGCGATAAAGCCAGAACACGCACCCAGCAGAGAAGGTTTGCCACGCATCGCCCACTCACCGAACACCCATGACAGCACCGCACCTGCAGTCGCCACAACAGTATTCAGGAAGGCCAGGGCTGCGATTTCATTTGCAGAAGAAGCAGAACCGGCGTTGAAGCCAAACCAGCCCACATACAGAATCGCAGTACCGGTGAAGACCATTGGCAGGTTGTGCGGTTTGAACGCTTCTTTACCGAAGCCAGCACGTTTGCCCACCAGATAAGCACCCACCAGACCCGCAACTGCGGCGTTGATGTGAACAACAGTACCACCCGCGAAGTCCAGCGCGCCGTCTTGCGCCAGCAGACCGCCAGCCCACACCATATGTGCGATTGGCAGATAAGAGAGCGTCAGCCAGACCACCACAAAAATCAGTACTGCTGAGAAGCGAATACGTTCAGCAATCGCGCCCACAATCAGGCCCACGGTGATACAGGCGAAGGAAGCCTGGAACGCGACGTGGATATACTGATAGAAGCTGCCCATCACCGCTTTCAGCTCGATATTTTTCAGCATCGCCCACTGGAAGTTACCGAAGAAGGCGTTGCCCTCGCTGAAGGCCAGCGAATAACCGTAAATCACCCACAGCACGCAGACTAATGCGAAGGTCACGGCAACCTGGGTCAGCATCGACAGGACGTTTTTACCGCGAATCAAACCGCCGTAAAACAGTGCGATGCCCGGAATCGTCATAAACAGTACCAGAGCAGTACAGATCATCATAAAGGCGTTATCCGCTTTGTCCGCAACGGCAGGTGCTGCCGCCATGGCCAGAGACGGTAACAGTGCCAGGCTGGTGAGGCCCAACTTAGTCATCATTTTATTCATTTCTTTCCATCCCATCACAATTCAGAGCCCCAGTTACAGTGCTGCTTCGTCGGTCTCGCCGGTACGAATACGAATAACGCGCTGCAGTTCTGCGACGAAGATTTTGCCGTCGCCAATTTTGCCGGTGTAAGCGGCTTTGCTGATGACATCCACCACTTCATCGAGTTGATCGTCCGCAATCGCGATATCAATTTTAACTTTTGGCAGGAAGTTCACGCTGTACTCGGCACCGCGGTAAAGCTCTGCGTGACCTTTCTGGCGACCAAACCCCTTCACTTCGGTAACAGTCAGTCCCTGAATGCCAATGGAGGATAAAGCTTCACGCACGTCCTCCAGCTTAAATGGTTTGATTACCACGGTAACCAGCTTCATACGTTCCCCTCCAGATAATAAATTGAGTGAGTCTCGCGGACACGAGGAGATATAAGCAAACGCTGTGCCATAAATGAAAAAAGGGGAGCAGTCAGTGGTCTGGACGCGCTATATCGCGCTTCGTTATGTGATGAGTGGCTCAGTTTGGGAATAGGGCAAAAGAAAGGTGTTGCAATATTGCACTCCTTTGGTGCTTTCAGCCTCAAAGGAGTGCATCAATACAGAACAATCCGATAAATCTGCGCAAAAAAGGTGCAATTCACCCTTCTGATTGAGCGGGTATGCTCGCCGCGAGTTCATCACCCGCCT is a window of Pantoea rwandensis DNA encoding:
- the glnK gene encoding P-II family nitrogen regulator, coding for MKLVTVVIKPFKLEDVREALSSIGIQGLTVTEVKGFGRQKGHAELYRGAEYSVNFLPKVKIDIAIADDQLDEVVDVISKAAYTGKIGDGKIFVAELQRVIRIRTGETDEAAL
- the amtB gene encoding ammonium transporter AmtB is translated as MNKMMTKLGLTSLALLPSLAMAAAPAVADKADNAFMMICTALVLFMTIPGIALFYGGLIRGKNVLSMLTQVAVTFALVCVLWVIYGYSLAFSEGNAFFGNFQWAMLKNIELKAVMGSFYQYIHVAFQASFACITVGLIVGAIAERIRFSAVLIFVVVWLTLSYLPIAHMVWAGGLLAQDGALDFAGGTVVHINAAVAGLVGAYLVGKRAGFGKEAFKPHNLPMVFTGTAILYVGWFGFNAGSASSANEIAALAFLNTVVATAGAVLSWVFGEWAMRGKPSLLGACSGFIAGLVAITPACGYVGVGGALIIGLAGGLAGIWGVTTLKKWLRVDDPCDVFGVHGVCGILGCILTGVFASSSLGGVGYAEGVTMGHQVWVQLFSCGVTIVWSGVVAFIGFKLADMIVGLRVPEDQEREGLDVNSHGENAYNQ